In Oryza sativa Japonica Group chromosome 3, ASM3414082v1, one DNA window encodes the following:
- the LOC107276220 gene encoding ribose-phosphate pyrophosphokinase 1, whose translation MAFFVKISAPCSLAGHGTTSSSSGSSRSKRGLLLPVGAGAGAGAYGGRQYSDVVPVPALSQAQASSSGGRLRIFSGTANPRLAQEVACYLGMELGRVKIKRFADGELYVQLQESVRGCDVFLVQPTCPPANENLMELLIMIDACRRASAKTITAVVPYFGYARADRKMRGGRESIAAKLVANLITEAGAHRVLACDLHSGQSIGYFDIPVDHVYGQPVILDYLASKTICPDEVVVVSPDVGGVARARTFAKKLSDAPLAIVDKRRQGHNQSEVVHLIGDVRGKVAVMVDDMIDTAGTVSQGAELLHREGARAVYACSTHAVLSPPAVDRLSSGLFQEVIVTNTVPVLHHRTFPQLTVLSVANLLGETIWRVHDDCSVSSIFQ comes from the coding sequence ATGGCCTTCTTCGTCAAGATTTCGGCGCCGTGCTCGCTTGCCGGCCATGGCACCACCAGCAGTAGCAGTGGCAGCAGCAGGTCAAAGAGGGGATTGTTGCTTCCAGTTGGGGCTGGGGCTGGGGCTGGGGCCTACGGCGGCAGGCAGTACTCGGACGTGGTCCCGGTGCCAGCGCTATCGCAGGCGCAGGCGAGCTCTAGCGGTGGTCGGCTGCGCATCTTCTCCGGCACGGCGAACCCGAGGCTGGCGCAGGAGGTGGCGTGCTACCTGGGGATGGAGCTGGGGAGGGTGAAGATCAAGCGGTTCGCGGACGGGGAGCTGTACGTGCAGCTGCAGGAGAGCGTGCGTGGGTGCGACGTGTTCCTGGTGCAGCCCACCTGCCCGCCGGCAAACGAGAACCTGATGGAGCTCCTCATCATGATCGACGCAtgccgccgcgcctccgccaAGACCATCACCGCCGTCGTGCCCTACTTCGGGTACGCCCGCGCCGACCGCAAGATGCGCGGCGGCCGGGAGTCGATCGCCGCCAAGCTGGTGGCCAACCTCATCACGGAGGCCGGCGCCCACCGCGTGCTGGCCTGCGACCTCCACTCGGGGCAGTCCATCGGCTACTTCGACATCCCCGTGGACCATGTGTACGGGCAGCCGGTGATCCTGGACTACCTGGCCAGCAAGACCATCTGCCCcgacgaggtggtggtggtgtcccCGGACGTGGGTGGCGTCGCCCGGGCCCGCACCTTCGCCAAGAAGCTGTCGGACGCGCCGCTGGCCATCGTGGACAAGCGGCGGCAGGGGCACAACCAGTCGGAGGTGGTGCACCTCATCGGCGACGTCAGGGGGAAGGTGGCGGTGATGGTGGACGACATGATCGACACTGCGGGGACGGTGTCCCAGGGAGCGGAGCTGCTGCACAGGGAGGGCGCCAGGGCCGTCTACGCCTGCAGCACCCACGCCGTGCTCAGCCCGCCCGCCGTCGACAGGCTCTCCAGCGGCCTCTTCCAGGAGGTGATCGTCACCAACACCGTCCCCGTGCTTCACCACCGGACCTTCCCCCAGCTCACCGTCCTCTCCGTCGCCAATCTCCTCGGCGAGACCATCTGGCGCGTTCACGACGACTGCTCTGTCAGTAGCATCTTCCAGTGA